The following proteins are encoded in a genomic region of Mahella australiensis 50-1 BON:
- a CDS encoding P-II family nitrogen regulator has protein sequence MYVLFIVLNNVDKLKKVLAALKDVGVRGATIIDSVGSGSMMKEEFSGMPIIGSLMRSLEGNYGANKTIFSVIEREEQVNDAMAAVSKVLGDMNRPDTGIMFALPVVKFKGGELERHIDRRERRNIIQKQYESEYY, from the coding sequence ATGTATGTATTGTTTATAGTATTAAATAACGTGGATAAGCTAAAAAAGGTATTGGCGGCATTAAAAGATGTTGGTGTGCGCGGCGCGACCATTATAGATTCGGTAGGGTCCGGCAGTATGATGAAGGAGGAATTCTCCGGCATGCCCATTATAGGCAGCCTCATGCGCAGCCTGGAAGGGAATTATGGAGCCAATAAAACCATATTTTCGGTCATAGAGCGCGAGGAGCAGGTAAACGATGCTATGGCAGCCGTGTCAAAGGTGCTTGGCGATATGAACAGGCCGGACACGGGCATTATGTTTGCACTGCCGGTGGTGAAGTTCAAGGGCGGCGAGCTGGAACGTCACATAGATAGGCGCGAGCGCCGCAATATTATACAGAAACAGTACGAAAGCGAATACTATTGA
- a CDS encoding ZIP family metal transporter — protein MNDMLLYSVIGSAAGIIGTGLGGAITLLLRHPSSRFLSTIMNFSSGLMIAVVTFDLLPEAFSIGGLGQGLIGLLLGVGLIVMLDGFMPKALRMDISDARSGYLKAGILLGIGIAVHNLPEGIAIGSGFTVYKQYGLALSMIIALHDIPEGVAMATPMMMGGIAKKQVLASTVLAGIPTGIGAIAGYYLGELSPTFIAVCLGFAGGAMLYITCSELLPESSKLYRGRIPSMGTIAGIILGIVISSII, from the coding sequence ATGAATGATATGTTGCTGTACAGTGTTATAGGGTCCGCGGCCGGCATTATAGGTACCGGATTGGGAGGGGCCATAACCTTGCTGCTGCGGCATCCCAGCTCGCGCTTTTTGAGTACCATAATGAACTTTTCCAGTGGGCTTATGATAGCGGTGGTAACGTTCGACCTATTGCCCGAAGCCTTTAGCATAGGAGGGCTTGGTCAGGGCTTAATCGGTTTGCTGCTCGGCGTCGGCCTGATAGTTATGCTTGATGGATTTATGCCGAAAGCGTTAAGGATGGATATAAGCGATGCTCGTTCGGGATATTTGAAAGCCGGTATACTGTTAGGCATAGGCATAGCAGTGCATAATTTGCCGGAGGGTATAGCAATAGGCTCAGGTTTTACGGTATATAAACAGTACGGCCTGGCGCTAAGCATGATAATAGCGCTCCACGATATACCCGAAGGTGTGGCTATGGCCACGCCGATGATGATGGGTGGCATAGCGAAAAAGCAGGTACTTGCAAGCACGGTTTTGGCCGGTATACCAACAGGTATAGGCGCAATAGCCGGATACTACCTCGGCGAGCTATCGCCTACATTTATAGCTGTATGTCTCGGATTTGCCGGCGGAGCTATGCTGTACATAACATGTAGCGAACTGTTGCCCGAGTCCAGCAAGCTGTATAGAGGCAGAATACCCAGCATGGGCACCATAGCAGGCATCATACTGGGTATAGTGATATCATCCATAATATGA
- the rpiB gene encoding ribose 5-phosphate isomerase B gives MIALGSDHAGFPLKEEIKNHLQQKGIEYKDYGCYSIESVDYPDIAETVALAVVQGQCDKGILVCGTGIGVSIAANKVPGIRAALCGDVFSAKASVEHNDANILTMGQRVTGPGLAIEIVDAWLAAAFLGDRHKRRVDKITALDRKYGRCLSEEKIDGQ, from the coding sequence ATCATTGCTTTAGGCAGCGACCACGCTGGCTTTCCTCTCAAAGAGGAGATAAAGAACCATCTGCAACAAAAAGGCATAGAATATAAGGATTATGGCTGCTATAGCATCGAATCGGTGGATTATCCGGACATAGCCGAGACGGTGGCACTGGCTGTAGTGCAAGGGCAGTGCGATAAAGGCATATTGGTATGTGGCACAGGTATAGGCGTATCCATAGCCGCCAACAAGGTGCCGGGCATACGCGCGGCGTTGTGTGGCGACGTATTCTCAGCCAAAGCGTCGGTGGAACACAACGATGCCAATATACTCACCATGGGCCAGCGGGTGACCGGTCCCGGTTTGGCCATCGAGATAGTAGACGCATGGCTGGCGGCCGCGTTTCTCGGCGACCGACACAAACGGCGTGTGGACAAGATTACGGCATTGGATAGAAAATACGGCCGATGCCTTAGCGAGGAGAAAATAGATGGGCAATAA
- the upp gene encoding uracil phosphoribosyltransferase, whose protein sequence is MGNNVIVLDHPLIQHKLTLLRDKSTGSKEFRELLDEIAMLMAYEVTRDLPLKEVEIETPVGKARSRVISGKKLAVIAILRAGLGMTDGILRLVPAAKVGHIGLYRDPDTLRPVDYYCKLPGDIQERDVILVDPMLATGGSADEAIKLLEQKGARSIKLMCLIASREGIEYINHQHPDVPIYTAAIDEKLNEHGYIVPGLGDAGDRLFGTK, encoded by the coding sequence ATGGGCAATAATGTTATAGTGCTGGACCATCCTCTCATACAACATAAATTGACGCTGTTGCGCGATAAAAGTACCGGTTCAAAAGAGTTCCGCGAATTGCTGGATGAAATAGCCATGCTTATGGCCTATGAGGTCACGCGCGACTTACCGCTTAAGGAGGTCGAGATAGAAACGCCGGTAGGCAAAGCTCGCAGCCGTGTCATATCGGGTAAAAAACTGGCGGTCATAGCCATATTAAGGGCAGGCCTCGGCATGACCGACGGCATACTGCGCCTGGTGCCTGCCGCCAAAGTTGGGCATATAGGTCTCTACCGCGATCCGGATACACTAAGGCCGGTGGATTATTATTGCAAGCTGCCTGGCGACATACAGGAGCGCGATGTCATACTGGTTGATCCTATGCTGGCAACAGGCGGATCGGCTGATGAAGCGATTAAGCTGCTTGAACAGAAAGGCGCCAGGAGCATCAAATTGATGTGCCTGATAGCCTCGCGCGAGGGTATAGAATACATAAATCATCAGCATCCCGATGTACCTATATATACGGCGGCCATAGACGAAAAGCTAAACGAGCACGGTTATATTGTGCCGGGATTAGGCGATGCGGGGGATAGATTATTTGGCACTAAATAA